From one Nitrosococcus halophilus Nc 4 genomic stretch:
- a CDS encoding MBL fold metallo-hydrolase, with the protein MYFKQFYLGCLAHASYLIGDEQTKTAIIVDPQRDIDQYLQESQEQGFTIRHVFLTHFHADFIAGHIELRDQTGAKIYLGARADADYEFTPVKDGEILDFGKVRIKIFETPGHTPEGISLVVYDLEKDPAIPYGVLTGDTLFIGDVGRPDLLASFGVTAEELAADLYDSLHNKLLQLPDKTLVYPAHGAGSMCGRNLSTDTVSTLGVQRQYNYALQPMSQEDFIKLVTSNQPEAPQYFSYDAILNRKERPTLEEALETEIQPLSLEEVLKQKDTGAQLLDVRDAADFAGSHLADSLNIGLGGSFATWAGTLLDRTQPIIIIAEPGREREAAMRLGRIGFDSVAGYLKGGMQALDKHPDLVRRTERITAPTLSEKLSAATPPLVLDVRTEKEWKESRIGESLNIPLNKLEEQIDKIPQDKEIVVHCGSGYRSSIAASLMQKHGIANLLDLVGGFGAWKKCCPDKITT; encoded by the coding sequence ATGTATTTCAAACAATTTTATTTAGGATGCCTTGCCCATGCATCCTATCTGATTGGAGATGAACAGACCAAAACGGCGATCATTGTGGACCCGCAACGGGATATTGACCAATATCTCCAGGAATCTCAAGAACAAGGCTTTACTATTCGCCATGTTTTTCTAACCCATTTTCATGCAGATTTTATTGCCGGCCATATTGAACTTCGAGACCAGACAGGCGCAAAAATTTATTTGGGTGCACGCGCTGATGCCGATTATGAATTTACCCCAGTCAAAGATGGCGAGATCTTGGATTTTGGCAAAGTCCGCATCAAAATTTTTGAAACGCCCGGTCACACACCAGAGGGAATTTCTCTTGTTGTCTATGACTTAGAGAAAGACCCGGCCATTCCCTATGGGGTACTTACTGGAGATACTCTTTTCATCGGTGATGTCGGCCGTCCTGATCTGCTGGCATCGTTTGGTGTCACGGCAGAGGAACTGGCAGCGGATCTCTACGACTCCCTTCACAACAAATTGCTGCAATTACCCGACAAAACCCTGGTCTATCCTGCCCATGGAGCAGGTTCAATGTGCGGAAGGAATCTAAGCACGGATACTGTTTCCACTCTGGGCGTTCAACGCCAGTATAACTATGCCCTGCAGCCCATGAGTCAAGAGGATTTCATCAAGCTCGTCACTTCTAACCAACCGGAAGCACCACAATATTTTTCTTATGACGCCATCCTCAACCGTAAAGAGCGACCCACTTTAGAAGAGGCATTAGAAACGGAAATACAACCCCTTTCCTTGGAAGAAGTCCTCAAACAGAAAGATACTGGAGCACAACTGTTGGATGTGCGCGATGCCGCAGACTTTGCAGGCTCACACCTAGCCGATAGCCTCAACATCGGCTTAGGCGGGTCCTTTGCTACCTGGGCGGGGACCTTACTGGATCGAACCCAGCCCATCATTATCATTGCAGAACCTGGCCGGGAAAGAGAGGCGGCAATGCGGCTTGGGCGAATTGGTTTTGATAGTGTTGCAGGCTATCTTAAAGGTGGGATGCAAGCATTGGATAAACATCCTGACCTTGTGCGCCGGACAGAGCGTATCACGGCCCCCACATTATCTGAGAAACTTTCCGCAGCGACCCCTCCTCTTGTTCTCGATGTCCGCACGGAGAAAGAATGGAAGGAGAGTCGGATTGGGGAGAGTCTTAACATTCCTTTGAATAAACTTGAAGAACAGATTGATAAAATTCCCCAGGATAAAGAAATTGTAGTCCATTGTGGATCAGGTTACCGCTCATCAATTGCAGCGAGCCTAATGCAAAAGCATGGAATAGCTAATTTGTTGGATCTTGTCGGAGGATTTGGGGCCTGGAAAAAATGTTGTCCTGATAAAATCACCACCTAA
- a CDS encoding metallophosphoesterase family protein, giving the protein MLNLLHISDLHFGKPFLPEVGEALLGKIEKLSPELLVVSGDLTQRAKAQEFRAARAYLDLMPSIPQVVVPGNHDIPLYRIFERLFQPYELYRRYISEQRDTVLHQNKAVIVGLDSTNPYFAITNGRIHRKQLAFCAKAFTEAPAEAVRIVVAHHHFAPAPDYKGGEVMPKAKRALDLFTQLKVDLILAGHLHRAYVGNSLDVYPGEDREHGIIIAQCGTSTSRRGVAREQEKNSFNWIEILADSIRIFHYMYFKDYRNFYPVAKYEFARPSQRSYLAERFLNES; this is encoded by the coding sequence ATGTTGAATCTTTTGCACATTTCGGATCTTCACTTTGGAAAGCCTTTTTTACCCGAAGTTGGTGAGGCATTACTGGGTAAAATTGAGAAGCTCTCTCCCGAGCTTTTAGTGGTTAGCGGTGATCTTACTCAGCGGGCTAAAGCACAGGAGTTTAGGGCCGCCCGTGCTTATTTGGACCTTATGCCATCAATACCTCAGGTGGTTGTTCCTGGGAACCACGATATCCCTCTTTATCGAATTTTTGAACGGTTATTTCAGCCCTACGAACTCTATCGCCGTTATATTTCTGAGCAGCGCGATACCGTATTACATCAAAATAAGGCTGTCATTGTGGGATTAGACTCCACTAACCCTTATTTTGCTATCACTAATGGTCGGATTCATCGGAAGCAATTGGCTTTCTGTGCTAAAGCGTTTACGGAAGCCCCGGCGGAAGCCGTGCGGATTGTGGTAGCCCATCATCATTTTGCGCCAGCACCGGACTATAAAGGCGGCGAAGTGATGCCTAAGGCCAAACGGGCGCTGGATCTTTTCACCCAGCTAAAGGTTGATCTTATCCTGGCGGGTCATTTACACCGTGCTTATGTCGGCAACTCATTGGATGTTTATCCGGGGGAAGATCGGGAGCATGGTATCATTATTGCCCAATGCGGCACGAGTACTTCGCGGCGTGGCGTAGCACGTGAACAGGAAAAAAACTCTTTTAACTGGATAGAGATTTTGGCGGATTCCATTCGCATTTTCCATTATATGTACTTTAAGGATTACCGGAATTTCTATCCGGTTGCTAAGTATGAGTTTGCGCGTCCAAGTCAGCGTAGTTACTTAGCAGAAAGATTTTTAAATGAATCGTAA